One window from the genome of Moraxella nasibovis encodes:
- the betT gene encoding choline BCCT transporter BetT, whose product METNPIIRLNKMVFFTSSAIILFFSLYTMLFNDSASTILDITLNWVSHTFGWYYFFTASVCIIFVLFLAFSRYGDIKLGPKHSQPEYSLLSWSAMLFAAGIGIDLMFFSVAEPIMQYMNPPLIEGQSVQAAREALMWTIFHYGITGWSMYALIGIALGYFAYRYNLPLSIRSALYPMIGKKINGAAGNAVDVAAILGAVFGIATTCGIGVVQLNYGLHIILGVPEGLVWQTLLIVLAVILTIISATTGISKGIKILSELNIYFAIGLMLFVLFLGNMEFLLNAIVLNVGDYLSRFPSLTLDTFAYHQSPEQQQWVQDWTLFFWAWWIAWSPFVGLFLAQISKGRTIRQFVVGALSIPFMFTLVWLSIMGNSALDLVFAGNLDFAQKVTERPEIGFMELLSFYPWFGVTAVVAFISGFLFYVTSADSGALVLSSFSYKSQDNSALPPTWNRVFWAVALGCLTIAMLMTDGITALQKATIIMGLPFSFVMFFVMAGLFKSLRLEDFREASTQIHAAPVAGNVDIHNWQARLDRITAYPDRQTTAQTLDSVCLPALQAVADELANKGLSMQLTQTPDAISGLYQIQLEIAYEKEHNFIYGIHPIAYPVPMRPIVPEAQDEYYRLETMLFDGLQGNDLSGYTKEQVINDILDKYERHRAFLHINRETPGNRPIFDE is encoded by the coding sequence ATGGAAACCAATCCAATCATCCGATTGAATAAAATGGTGTTTTTCACCTCATCGGCAATCATTTTATTTTTTAGTTTGTACACGATGCTGTTTAACGACTCAGCATCGACCATCTTGGACATCACTCTAAACTGGGTCAGCCATACCTTTGGCTGGTATTATTTTTTCACCGCCAGTGTGTGCATCATTTTTGTGCTGTTTTTGGCGTTTTCTCGCTATGGCGACATCAAGCTTGGACCCAAGCACTCGCAGCCAGAATACAGCCTTTTGAGCTGGTCGGCGATGCTGTTTGCCGCAGGAATCGGCATCGATCTCATGTTCTTTTCGGTGGCAGAGCCCATCATGCAGTACATGAATCCACCACTCATCGAGGGTCAAAGCGTGCAAGCGGCACGAGAGGCGCTGATGTGGACAATCTTTCACTATGGCATCACTGGCTGGTCGATGTACGCACTCATCGGCATTGCGCTAGGCTACTTCGCCTATCGCTATAATCTGCCCTTATCAATCCGCTCGGCACTTTATCCGATGATCGGCAAAAAGATCAACGGCGCCGCTGGCAATGCGGTGGATGTGGCGGCGATCTTGGGTGCGGTCTTTGGCATCGCCACCACCTGCGGTATCGGCGTGGTGCAGCTCAACTACGGACTACACATCATCTTGGGTGTGCCAGAAGGTTTGGTGTGGCAGACGCTGCTCATCGTCTTGGCGGTGATATTGACCATCATCTCTGCCACCACAGGCATCTCAAAAGGCATCAAAATCCTGTCAGAATTGAACATTTATTTTGCCATCGGACTGATGCTGTTTGTGCTGTTTTTGGGCAATATGGAATTTTTGTTAAACGCCATCGTGCTCAATGTCGGCGACTACCTAAGCCGTTTTCCTTCTTTGACCTTAGACACCTTTGCTTATCATCAGTCACCTGAGCAGCAGCAATGGGTGCAAGACTGGACGCTGTTTTTCTGGGCATGGTGGATCGCATGGTCGCCATTTGTTGGGCTGTTTTTGGCGCAGATTTCTAAGGGTCGCACCATTCGTCAGTTTGTGGTGGGTGCTTTGTCCATTCCGTTCATGTTTACGCTGGTGTGGCTGTCAATCATGGGCAACAGTGCACTGGATCTGGTGTTTGCGGGCAATCTGGACTTTGCACAGAAGGTCACCGAGCGTCCTGAGATTGGTTTTATGGAGCTGCTGTCGTTTTACCCTTGGTTTGGGGTGACGGCAGTGGTGGCGTTCATCTCAGGATTTTTGTTTTATGTGACTTCGGCAGACTCAGGGGCGCTGGTGCTCAGTAGTTTTAGCTACAAAAGCCAAGACAACAGCGCCCTACCACCGACTTGGAACCGAGTGTTTTGGGCAGTTGCGCTCGGCTGCCTGACCATCGCCATGCTGATGACAGACGGCATCACGGCACTGCAAAAAGCCACCATCATCATGGGTTTGCCGTTCAGCTTTGTGATGTTTTTTGTGATGGCAGGTTTGTTCAAATCCTTGCGCCTAGAAGACTTTCGTGAGGCATCAACTCAGATACACGCCGCTCCTGTGGCAGGCAATGTGGACATCCACAATTGGCAAGCGCGCCTTGACCGCATCACCGCCTACCCTGACCGCCAGACGACAGCTCAGACACTAGACAGCGTCTGCCTGCCTGCCTTACAAGCGGTGGCGGATGAGCTGGCGAATAAGGGTCTGTCCATGCAGCTCACCCAGACACCAGACGCCATATCAGGACTGTATCAGATCCAGCTTGAAATCGCTTATGAAAAAGAGCACAACTTCATCTACGGCATTCACCCCATCGCCTACCCTGTGCCGATGCGCCCCATCGTGCCAGAGGCACAGGACGAATACTATCGGCTAGAAACCATGCTGTTTGATGGCTTGCAGGGCAATGATCTGTCAGGCTACACCAAAGAACAGGTCATCAATGACATCTTGGACAAATACGAGCGTCACCGTGCCTTCTTGCACATCAACCGTGAAACACCAGGCAACCGTCCGATTTTTGATGAATAA